One Sinorhizobium fredii NGR234 DNA window includes the following coding sequences:
- the repB gene encoding plasmid partitioning protein RepB: MARKNLLAGLVDTAEIPHADVAPAYPMRGASKSMVRSLDELSRQAEKFLEGETVVELDPETLDGSFVSDRMGDSSEQFEELKQAIAERGQDTPILVRPHPSAADRYQIVFGHRRARVARELGRKVKAVVKALDDRTHVIAQGQENSARANLSFIERANFASHLEKLGYDRTIIGSALAANAAAISKMIAVIDRIPEETIARIGPCPAVGRERWVELSLLVGKTANEAKVKAIVSDPSFNELSTDDRFNSLFSGLNSAAKPVRKTTPKILENWQPADKTVSAKYSNSAKAFALSMKSRNAGPFGRYIADNLDRLYAEFLEQGNRKED; encoded by the coding sequence ATGGCGAGAAAGAACCTACTGGCGGGACTGGTAGACACAGCGGAAATCCCGCACGCAGACGTTGCGCCCGCCTACCCGATGCGCGGGGCTTCGAAGAGCATGGTGCGCTCGCTCGACGAGTTGTCGCGCCAGGCCGAGAAATTTCTCGAAGGAGAAACGGTCGTCGAACTCGACCCTGAGACACTCGATGGTTCGTTCGTCTCTGATCGCATGGGCGATAGTTCCGAGCAGTTCGAGGAATTGAAGCAGGCGATTGCCGAGCGCGGGCAGGATACGCCCATCCTTGTGCGCCCCCACCCGTCGGCAGCCGATCGTTACCAGATCGTCTTTGGACACCGCCGAGCCCGCGTTGCCCGCGAGCTCGGCCGCAAGGTTAAGGCGGTCGTCAAGGCGCTGGATGACCGCACGCACGTTATCGCCCAGGGACAGGAAAACTCGGCGCGCGCCAACCTCTCCTTCATTGAACGGGCGAACTTCGCCTCGCACCTCGAGAAGCTTGGCTATGACCGGACAATCATAGGATCGGCGCTTGCTGCCAATGCGGCCGCTATCTCGAAAATGATCGCCGTAATAGATCGTATTCCTGAAGAGACAATCGCAAGAATCGGGCCCTGCCCGGCGGTCGGCCGAGAACGCTGGGTCGAGTTGTCATTGCTTGTGGGTAAAACCGCCAACGAAGCGAAGGTGAAGGCAATCGTCTCTGATCCTTCCTTCAATGAACTGAGCACTGACGATCGCTTCAATTCCCTGTTTTCTGGTCTGAACAGCGCGGCGAAGCCTGTCCGGAAGACGACTCCAAAGATCCTGGAGAACTGGCAACCGGCGGACAAGACCGTCTCCGCTAAGTATTCGAACTCCGCCAAGGCGTTTGCCTTGTCTATGAAATCAAGGAATGCCGGCCCCTTTGGGCGGTATATTGCAGACAACCTGGACCGGCTCTATGCCGAGTTCCTGGAGCAGGGTAATCGGAAGGAAGACTGA
- the repC gene encoding plasmid replication protein RepC, which translates to MQDGSVTTPFGRRSMTLGMLASQYMSRELEPETSADKWKLFRALCEAKPKLGISERALSVMNALLSFYPETTLSEENGLIVFPSNMQLSLRAHGMAEATLRRHIAALVDAGLLARRDSPNGKRYARKDGDGSIDEAYGFSLAPLLSRAREIEQIAAYVKIERLQLRRLRERLTICRRDIGKLIEVAIEEGVDGNWDGIHQHYRSLVATIPRVATAATVAPILEEMEMLREEISNLLEIRLKIENLSGNPDQIERHKQNSHPESTNEFEPSSREEQGERPSPAIEPQREPMKVFPLGMVLRACPSISDYGPGGVVASPRDLMQAAVVVRSMLCVSPSAYQDACEVMGPENASAVMACILERSGHIKSPGGYLRDLTSRAKRGEFSPGPVLMALLRARGGSDRLAS; encoded by the coding sequence ATGCAAGATGGAAGTGTGACGACGCCCTTCGGGCGGCGGTCGATGACGCTTGGCATGTTGGCAAGCCAATATATGTCGCGTGAACTCGAACCTGAAACATCGGCTGACAAGTGGAAGCTGTTTCGAGCGCTCTGCGAAGCTAAGCCGAAGCTCGGCATCAGCGAACGTGCGCTCTCTGTTATGAACGCACTTTTGAGCTTTTATCCCGAGACGACCTTGTCTGAGGAAAACGGCCTCATCGTGTTCCCCTCTAACATGCAGTTGTCGCTTCGTGCGCATGGCATGGCTGAAGCGACGTTGCGTCGCCACATCGCAGCGCTCGTCGACGCTGGCCTTCTGGCACGCCGGGATAGCCCAAATGGCAAACGCTACGCCCGCAAGGACGGAGACGGTTCGATCGATGAGGCCTATGGGTTTTCGTTGGCTCCGTTGCTGTCACGCGCACGCGAGATCGAGCAAATAGCTGCCTATGTCAAAATTGAGCGACTGCAATTGCGTAGACTTCGCGAGCGCCTGACGATCTGCCGGCGCGATATCGGTAAGCTGATTGAAGTCGCCATTGAGGAGGGAGTGGACGGTAATTGGGACGGAATTCACCAGCACTACCGCAGCCTAGTAGCGACCATTCCTCGAGTGGCAACGGCCGCGACCGTCGCCCCCATCCTCGAAGAGATGGAGATGTTGCGCGAGGAAATCTCCAACCTTCTGGAAATCAGGTTAAAAATCGAAAATTTGAGCGGCAATCCTGATCAAATTGAGCGGCACAAACAGAATTCACATCCCGAATCCACTAATGAATTTGAACCTAGCTCTCGAGAAGAGCAGGGCGAAAGGCCGAGCCCAGCCATCGAACCGCAACGCGAGCCGATGAAGGTGTTTCCGTTGGGGATGGTGTTGCGGGCTTGCCCAAGCATCTCAGATTATGGCCCCGGAGGCGTAGTTGCGAGCCCGCGTGACCTGATGCAGGCCGCAGTGGTCGTCCGCTCGATGCTCTGCGTCAGTCCGTCGGCCTACCAGGATGCCTGTGAGGTTATGGGGCCCGAGAACGCATCCGCTGTCATGGCCTGCATTCTGGAGCGGTCAGGGCACATCAAATCGCCCGGCGGATATCTCCGCGACCTAACGTCTCGGGCAAAGCGGGGCGAGTTTTCGCCGGGGCCAGTGTTGATGGCACTGCTGAGGGCGCGCGGCGGAAGTGATCGATTGGCCTCCTGA
- a CDS encoding OST-HTH/LOTUS domain-containing protein: MRLCGKWRSHLAPDFDPCTLGFRKLSDLICTTNQFDVWQAEDAPVSIAAETKRQKVASMATKIACLGWAVASTFGLLYPERRSVYLCARIRSEPRPPCGGYGK, translated from the coding sequence ATGAGGCTCTGCGGCAAATGGAGGTCTCACCTGGCGCCGGACTTCGACCCGTGCACGCTTGGGTTCCGAAAACTCAGTGATCTTATCTGTACGACAAATCAGTTCGACGTGTGGCAAGCAGAGGATGCTCCCGTCAGCATCGCGGCTGAAACAAAGAGGCAAAAAGTAGCGTCTATGGCGACGAAGATCGCTTGCTTGGGCTGGGCAGTTGCGTCAACGTTCGGGCTGCTTTACCCGGAGCGGAGAAGCGTCTATCTGTGCGCGCGTATACGAAGCGAGCCTCGCCCGCCCTGTGGCGGGTACGGCAAATGA
- a CDS encoding cold-shock protein translates to MATGTVKWFNATKGFGFIQPDDGSADVFVHISAVERAGLRELKDGQKISYELVKDRKSGKMSADNLQA, encoded by the coding sequence ATGGCGACCGGAACGGTAAAATGGTTCAACGCGACGAAGGGCTTTGGTTTTATTCAGCCGGACGACGGGAGCGCCGATGTCTTCGTCCACATTTCAGCGGTGGAGCGGGCTGGCCTGCGGGAGCTGAAGGATGGGCAGAAGATCAGTTACGAGCTGGTAAAGGATCGTAAGTCCGGCAAGATGTCGGCTGACAATTTGCAGGCCTAG
- a CDS encoding recombinase family protein, with the protein MATAAYLNSPSLQQRLIGYARVSTEDQLNDAQVDELRAAGCHRIHQEHGSGASRARPVLAKLLKDLAMGDVLVVVRLDRLARSVSHLLDVIEDLEKRGVHFRSLRDPIDTSTPHGMFSLQVLGAVAQLERALIAERTKSGMQAAKARGRLAGNPGLRERRPEAIRAVSAARERAYLDELIVSAQTWLPTVRRLRPRHSWDNVVRILNRRGHDWTVERLRRAVHRLVREKLAEPELLARSLRRPPEDHLMRLVAGIAIADPNLSLRDIAAQLDQMQERPPRGGRKWQPSSVRALLDEASRIGLVRA; encoded by the coding sequence ATGGCAACGGCTGCATACCTCAATTCTCCTTCCCTGCAGCAAAGGCTGATCGGATACGCCCGTGTTTCGACCGAGGATCAGCTCAACGACGCTCAGGTCGACGAATTGCGGGCGGCTGGTTGCCACCGCATCCACCAGGAGCACGGATCCGGCGCATCACGCGCGCGGCCGGTGCTTGCGAAGCTTCTTAAAGACCTTGCCATGGGCGATGTCCTCGTCGTCGTTCGCCTCGACCGTCTGGCCCGATCGGTCAGCCACCTGCTCGACGTCATCGAAGACCTCGAGAAGCGCGGCGTCCATTTCCGCTCGCTGCGTGATCCGATCGATACCTCGACGCCGCACGGAATGTTTTCCCTGCAGGTGCTCGGCGCCGTCGCCCAGCTCGAGCGCGCGCTGATCGCGGAGCGGACCAAGTCCGGTATGCAGGCCGCCAAGGCGCGCGGCCGGCTTGCCGGCAATCCCGGGCTTCGAGAACGCCGGCCAGAAGCCATCCGTGCGGTCTCAGCGGCGCGCGAGCGGGCCTACCTCGATGAACTGATTGTGTCAGCGCAGACCTGGCTGCCGACAGTCCGGCGACTGCGCCCGCGACACAGTTGGGACAATGTCGTGCGGATCCTCAATCGCAGGGGGCACGACTGGACCGTCGAACGGTTGCGGCGGGCGGTCCACCGGCTAGTGCGCGAAAAGCTCGCGGAACCGGAACTGCTTGCCCGATCGCTGCGCCGGCCGCCCGAGGATCATCTGATGCGGCTGGTTGCCGGGATCGCCATCGCCGATCCCAATCTGTCGCTGCGCGACATTGCCGCCCAGTTGGACCAGATGCAGGAGCGACCGCCACGTGGCGGCCGCAAATGGCAACCGTCTTCCGTCCGAGCACTACTGGACGAGGCGAGTCGCATCGGGCTGGTTCGCGCTTGA
- a CDS encoding RHE_PE00001 family protein, which yields MISMAYDLAKISTTALMRPAFEAGIGFTRLDERIARSPVGSGWIERMHFLDACASLWIDGELVHLEDLVLHDATRDIRTPTHELTIARDVLRTRRRIAAQSPDWPLSTEGIRTLRQTSDINPVGVEAVEPADVIRPAVAIDPEGEGDDGNDAKDLPGVDYAAIDAVLARSEAAIEDARRPGRAGANSWAAEKDPLVYDLDWDEDARLVEWRSVLRQAQDLPAVLQAIVALDAWNELSVLQHAPWLGRLLCASILREAGITTGAHLAAINLGLKTIPVDRRRHRGRETRLLAIAHGLLAAAEIGMKEHDRLTLAKTMMDRKLDGRRTSSKLPELVELVMAKPLVSAGMVSKTLEVTPQAARRIVTELGLREMTGRGRFRAWGVI from the coding sequence ATAATTTCAATGGCTTATGATCTGGCGAAAATCAGCACGACAGCCCTGATGCGGCCGGCTTTCGAGGCCGGCATCGGTTTCACGCGTCTCGACGAGCGCATCGCCCGCTCACCGGTCGGAAGCGGGTGGATTGAGCGCATGCATTTCCTCGACGCCTGCGCCTCCCTCTGGATCGACGGCGAACTCGTCCATCTCGAAGACCTCGTCCTCCACGACGCTACCCGCGACATCCGCACCCCAACCCACGAACTGACAATCGCCCGCGACGTCTTGCGGACCCGCCGGCGCATCGCTGCGCAGTCGCCAGATTGGCCGTTATCGACAGAGGGTATCCGAACTTTGCGACAGACGTCGGACATCAACCCGGTCGGCGTCGAGGCGGTGGAGCCGGCCGACGTCATTCGGCCCGCGGTCGCTATCGATCCGGAAGGGGAGGGGGACGATGGTAACGACGCCAAAGATCTGCCCGGCGTCGATTATGCCGCCATCGATGCGGTGCTGGCACGTTCGGAGGCCGCGATCGAAGACGCAAGGCGACCCGGCCGTGCCGGCGCGAACAGCTGGGCTGCCGAGAAGGATCCACTGGTCTACGACCTCGATTGGGATGAGGACGCCCGGCTGGTGGAATGGCGCAGCGTGCTGCGCCAGGCTCAAGACTTGCCGGCGGTGCTGCAGGCGATCGTCGCCCTTGATGCCTGGAACGAACTGTCTGTCCTGCAGCACGCGCCCTGGCTCGGCCGGCTGCTTTGCGCCTCAATCCTGCGGGAAGCCGGCATCACCACCGGCGCCCATCTTGCCGCCATCAATCTCGGTCTGAAAACCATACCCGTCGATCGGCGCCGCCATCGCGGCCGGGAGACCCGGCTGCTTGCCATCGCCCACGGTTTGCTGGCGGCTGCTGAGATCGGCATGAAAGAACATGATCGGCTGACGCTGGCGAAAACGATGATGGACCGAAAGCTGGACGGACGGCGGACCTCGTCAAAACTGCCAGAGCTGGTCGAACTTGTGATGGCAAAACCGCTCGTTTCGGCCGGGATGGTGTCCAAGACGCTCGAGGTCACCCCACAGGCGGCGCGGCGGATCGTGACGGAGCTGGGGTTGAGAGAGATGACGGGGAGGGGGAGGTTTCGGGCGTGGGGGGTGATATAA
- a CDS encoding restriction endonuclease, which produces MGRLLGKLSAAECDALDLELNKLRANESLDPQESELVLGRVLEPLFGIEGYEVEHTGGLNDQGIDFRASRTADETSSAPAETIGVQAKFYRKTVSRVGMADLQKLIGAALLQDLTRVVLVSNGEFPREAHAAVEKSLPLRIELLDIGGMRAWISRLREEKVDVEAEVRIMLRDLSSGLARLIAKSPDALDHLEWRMVEQVVAEVFEGLGFAVTLTPGSKDGGKDVILTCTVRGKLAEYYVEIKHWRSSTKVGSAAVEKLLKIIVEEKKDGGLFLSTYGFTSNAFEQLTTIAKHKLKFGDQEKIVTFCQTYVKAKAGLWSPPENLTEVLFA; this is translated from the coding sequence TTGGGGCGGTTGTTGGGAAAACTAAGTGCAGCGGAGTGCGATGCACTCGATCTCGAGCTCAATAAATTGCGGGCGAACGAGAGCCTCGATCCCCAAGAGTCGGAATTGGTCCTGGGCCGCGTGTTGGAGCCGCTTTTCGGGATCGAAGGCTACGAGGTTGAGCATACTGGCGGATTGAACGATCAGGGAATCGATTTCCGCGCCTCGCGTACGGCGGATGAGACCAGTTCTGCACCCGCCGAGACCATCGGAGTTCAGGCCAAGTTTTACAGGAAGACTGTTAGCCGCGTGGGGATGGCAGATCTGCAGAAGTTGATCGGCGCTGCATTGTTGCAGGATCTCACTCGCGTCGTGCTGGTGAGCAACGGCGAATTTCCGCGGGAGGCGCATGCCGCAGTGGAGAAAAGCTTGCCGCTTAGGATCGAATTGCTCGACATTGGCGGAATGCGTGCCTGGATCAGTCGCCTGCGCGAAGAGAAGGTCGATGTGGAGGCTGAGGTTCGGATCATGCTGCGGGATCTAAGCAGCGGGCTAGCGCGATTGATCGCGAAAAGTCCGGATGCCCTGGATCATCTCGAATGGCGCATGGTCGAGCAGGTCGTCGCAGAGGTGTTCGAAGGGTTGGGTTTTGCCGTGACGCTTACGCCGGGGTCGAAGGATGGTGGAAAGGATGTCATTCTGACGTGCACGGTGAGGGGTAAGCTCGCTGAGTATTACGTAGAGATCAAACATTGGCGTTCATCCACGAAGGTGGGATCGGCGGCCGTGGAAAAGCTCTTGAAGATCATCGTCGAAGAAAAGAAAGATGGTGGCCTCTTCCTGTCGACATACGGTTTCACGTCGAATGCGTTCGAACAGCTCACGACTATTGCCAAGCATAAGCTGAAATTTGGCGATCAGGAGAAGATCGTCACGTTTTGCCAAACCTACGTTAAGGCCAAGGCTGGCCTCTGGTCGCCGCCGGAGAACCTCACCGAGGTGCTTTTCGCGTGA